The Vitis vinifera cultivar Pinot Noir 40024 chromosome 12, ASM3070453v1 genome has a segment encoding these proteins:
- the LOC104881076 gene encoding cytochrome b561 and DOMON domain-containing protein At3g61750-like — protein sequence MPTTLSLLLRLPNNLRHWILGQLILLIGGASMLGYTSGVNNTGDLKTLHADMGLIALGALLPFGAIIPRYFKHHDPQWFDRHISIQIVGFLLGLATVVAVRALYNGLESDGLPKFNIRRPLGSLVFCLSILQVLELIPRPDKTSKWRKDWKHHWVGRLALFLGALKIVIGLLVAEAGSGWKIGYGFLITFILVTVTVLDVSLGLGRSNKADVTPVFGCN from the exons ATGCCAACGACTCTGTCTCTACTTCTGAGGTTGCCAAATAATCTGCGTCACTGGATTCTTGGacagttaattttattaattggaGGGGCCTCCATGCTAG GATATACCTCTGGTGTCAATAACACTGGAGATTTGAAGACGCTTCATGCAGATATGGGCCTAATTGCATTGGGCGCGCTCCTTCCATTTGGGGCAATCATCCCAAGATACTTCAAGCATCATGATCCTCAATGGTTTGATCGTCACATCTCGATCCAGATTGTGGGTTTTCTTCTGGGTCTTGCTACTGTCGTTGCAGTAAGGGCACTCTACAATGGACTGGAGTCCGATGGCCTTCCCAAATTCAACATTCGCAGACCCCTCGGATCCTTAGTGTTTTGCCTCAGCATTCTTCAG GTATTGGAATTGATTCCAAGACCGGACAAGACATCCAAATGGCGCAAGGACTGGAAACATCACTGGGTAGGGAGACTTGCTCTCTTCTTGGGAGCTCTGAAAATTGTGATTGGACTTTTAGTGGCAGAGGCAGGCTCGGGATGGAAGATAGGATATGGGTTTCTTATAACCTTCATTCTTGTGACAGTCACCGTTTTGGACGTGTCCTTGGGGCTGGGGAGATCCAACAAGGCAGATGTGACTCCTGTGTTTGGATGCaattag
- the LOC100255940 gene encoding probable leucine-rich repeat receptor-like protein kinase At1g35710 — MVLEYSSSYSLLSRFIINTCFFIFLLFLLYSISSFHITFTSASIPITSLLNVEQDQEALALLTWKASLDNQTRFFLSSWSGRNSCHHWFGVTCHKSGSVSNLDLHSCGLRGTLYNLNFSSLPNLFSLNLHNNSLYGTIPINISNLSKLITFLDFGFNHFTGVISHQLGFLTSLCSLTLSSNNFRGLIPPSIGNLRNLTTLSLFENELFGSIPQEIGLLRSLNILDLSDNNLTGPIPHSIGNLRNLTSLWLNSNKLSGSIPQEIRLLTSILSFNNLNGSIPTFIGNLTSLMILYIHENKLSGSIPQEIGLLRSLENLDLSMNDLRGSIPTSLGNLSSLTLLYLYDNILFGSIPQEIGLLRSLLVLELGYNDLTGSIPPSVGNLRNLTILYLPNNELFGSIPQEIELLRSLQVLDLGINNLIGPIPPVIGNLRNLTVLSLSENDLFGSIPQEIELLRLLDILDLSFNNLSGSIPTSIGNLSTLTDLSLHSNKLSGVIPPDMSNITHLKSLQLGENNFIGQLPQICLGSALENISAFGNHFSGPIPKSLKNCTSLFRVRLERNQLIGDIGESFGVYPNLNYIDLSSNNFYGELSKKWGQCHMLTNLNISNNNISGAIPPQLGKAIQLQQLDLSSNHLIGKIPKELGMLPLLFKLLLGNNNLSGSIPLEFRNLSNLEILDLASNNLSGPMPKQLGNLWKLSSLNLSENRFVDSIPDEIGKMHHLQSLDLSQNVLTGEIPPLLGELQNLETLNLSNNGLSGTIPHTFDHLMSLTVADISYNQLEGPLPNIKAFTLFEAFKNNKGLCGNNVTHLKPCSASRIKANKFSVLIIILIIVSTLLFLFAFIIGIYFLFQKLRKRKTKSPKADVEDLFAIWGHDGELLYEHIIQGTDNFSSKQCIGIGGCGTVYKAELPTGRIVAVKKLHSSEDGAMADLKAFKSEIHALTQIRHRNIVKLYGFSSFAENSFLVYEFMEKGSLRNILSNDEEAEILDWMVRLNVIKGVAKALSYMHHDCLPPLIHRDISSNNVLLDSEYEAHVSDFGTARLLKSDSSNWTSFAGTFGYTAPELAFTMKVDNKTDVYSFGVVTLEVIMGRHPGELISSLLSSASSSSSSPSIVDHCLLNDVMDQRPTPPVNQVAEEVVVAVKLALACLRVNPQSRPTMQQVARALSTHWPPFSKPFHTITLGELLAHGHGGETS; from the exons ATGGTCCTTGAATATTCTTCATCCTACTCCTTACTCTCCCGATTCATCATCAATACTTGCTTCTTCATatttctccttttccttttgtaTTCAATATCATCATTCCACATCACTTTTACATCTGCCTCTATACCTATCACTTCGCTTTTGAATGTTGAACAAGATCAGGAAGCACTTGCTCTTTTAACATGGAAGGCCAGTCTTGATAATCAAACTCGatttttcctctcttcttgGTCTGGACGCAATTCTTGCCATCATTGGTTCGGAGTGACTTGTCACAAGTCAGGCAGTGTCTCTAATTTAGACCTTCACAGTTGTGGTTTGAGAGGTACACTTTACAATCTCAATTTCTCATCACTTCCCAACCTCTTCTCTCTTAATCTTCATAACAACTCCCTTTATGGAACTATTCCAATCAACATTAGTAATCTTTCCAAACTGATCACATTTcttgattttggttttaatcATTTCACTGGTGTAATATCTCACCAACTTGGATTTCTTACATCTCTTTGCTCTTTAACACTGTCTTCTAATAATTTCAGAGGCCTAATTCCTCCTTCTATAGGAAACTTGAGGAACTTAACCACATTGTCCCTTTTTGAAAATGAGCTTTTTGGTTCCATccctcaagaaattggattgttaagatctcttaatattcttgatttgtcaGACAACAATCTCACTGGTCCAATACCTCATTCCATAGGTAACTTGAGGAACTTAACCTCTTTGTGGCTTAATTCAAACAAACTATCTGGTTCTATTCCTCAAGAAATTAGATTGTTGACATCGATCTTGTCATTTAACAATCTCAATGGTTCAATACCAACTTTCATAGGAAACTTGACGAGcttaatgattttatatattcatgaGAACAAACTTTCTGGCTCcattcctcaagaaattggattaTTGAGATCACTTGAGAATCTTGACTTGTCAATGAATGATCTTAGGGGTTCAATACCAACTTCCTTGGGAAACTTGTCTAGCTTAACCCTTCTATATCTTTATGATAACATACTTTTTGGTTCTATccctcaagaaattggattaTTGAGATCTCTTCTAGTTCTTGAGTTGGGATATAATGATCTCACTGGTTCGATCCCTCCTTCCGTAGGAAACTTGAGGAACTTAACCATTTTGTATCTTCCTAACAATGAGCTTTTTGGTTCCATCCCTCAAGAAATTGAATTATTGAGATCTCTTCAAGTTCTTGATTTGGGAATTAATAATCTCATTGGTCCAATCCCTCCAGTCATAGGAAACTTGAGAAACTTAACCGTTTTGTCTCTTTCTGAGAATGATCTTTTTGGTTCTATCCCTCAAGAAATTGAATTGTTGAGATTGCTTGATATTCTTGACTTGTCATTTAACAATCTTAGTGGTTCAATACCAACTTCCATAGGAAACTTGTCCACCTTAACTGATTTGTCCCTTCATTCCAACAAACTCAGTGGTGTCATTCCTCCCGATATGAGTAATATCACTCATTTGAAATCTTTGCAATTAGGTGAGAATAACTTCATTGGACAACTACCACAAATATGCCTTGGTAGTGCTCTTGAAAACATTTCTGCCTTTGGAAACCATTTCAGTGGTCCTATACCAAAGAGCTTGAAAAACTGCACGAGCTTATTCCGAGTTCGGCTTGAAAGAAACCAACTTATTGGAGACATAGGCGAAAGTTTTGGTGTATACCCGAACCTTAATTACATTGATCTAAGCAGTAACAATTTTTATGGTGAGCTTTCTAAGAAATGGGGACAGTGCCACATGCTTACAAACCTGAACATCTCCAACAACAATATTTCTGGCGCTATACCACCTCAACTCGGGAAAGCAATTCAACTGCAACAACTTGATCTCTCTTCAAATCATCTAATTGGAAAGATCCCAAAAGAATTGGGTATGTTGCCCTTGTTGTTCAAATTGTTGCTGGGCAACAACAATCTTTCAGGAAGTATTCCTTTGGAATTCAGAAACTTATCCAATCTTGAAATCCTCGACTTGGCATCAAACAACTTAAGCGGTCCAATGCCCAAACAACTGGGAAACCTGTGGAAATTATCATCCTTGAACCTGAGCGAGAATAGATTTGTGGATAGCATTCCTGACGAAATTGGAAAGATGCATCATCTTCAAAGTCTCGATCTTAGTCAAAATGTGTTGACAGGAGAGATTCCACCGCTGCTTGGAGAATTACAAAACCTGGAAACGTTGAATCTCTCCAATAACGGGCTTTCTGGCACTATCCCACACACTTTTGATCATCTAATGAGCCTGACAGTTGCTGATATATCCTACAATCAGTTGGAAGGTCCTCTCCCCAACATCAAAGCCTTCACTCTATTTGAGgcattcaaaaataataaaggtCTATGTGGTAATAATGTCACTCATCTCAAACCATGTAGTGCTAGTCGAATAAAGGCTAACAAGTTTTCTGTTTTGATCATAATACTCATCATTGTGAGCACTCTGTTGttcttatttgcttttattattggcatttattttcttttccaaaaattgaGGAAGAGAAAAACCAAGTCTCCAAAAGCAGATGTTGAAGATCTATTTGCAATATGGGGCCATGATGGGGAATTGTTGTATGAGCACATCATACAAGGGACCGACAATTTCAGTTCGAAACAGTGTATTGGCATTGGAGGATGTGGTACTGTTTACAAGGCTGAGTTGCCAACAGGTCGGATTGTTGCAGTGAAAAAACTTCACTCATCAGAAGATGGAGCTATGGCTGATTTGAAAGCTTTTAAAAGCGAGATTCATGCTTTAACACAGATAAGGCACCGCAATATCGTCAAGCTTTATGGCTTTAGTTCATTTGCAGAGAACTCATTTTTGGTTTATGAGTTTATGGAAAAAGGGAGCCTGCGAAACATTCTAAGCAACGACGAAGAAGCAGAAATATTGGATTGGATGGTGAGGCTAAATGTTATTAAAGGCGTGGCTAAAGCTTTATCTTATATGCACCATGATTGCTTGCCTCCTCTAATTCATCGAGACATATCGAGCAACAATGTTTTGTTAGATTCAGAATATGAAGCTCATGTATCTGACTTCGGCACGGCTAGGCTTTTAAAGTCAGACTCATCTAATTGGACTTCATTTGCAGGAACTTTTGGTTATACTGCTCCAG AACTTGCTTTTACGATGAAGGTGGATAATAAAACCGATGTTTATAGCTTTGGTGTTGTAACATTGGAAGTAATTATGGGAAGGCATCCTGGAGAACTCATCTCATCCCTGTTATCATCAGCGTCCTCATCATCCTCATCACCATCAATTGTGGACCATTGCCTATTGAATGATGTGATGGACCAGCGCCCCACACCTCCTGTGAATCAAGTGGCTGAGGAAGTAGTGGTTGCAGTGAAGTTGGCATTAGCGTGCTTGCGTGTTAATCCCCAGTCTCGGCCAACTATGCAACAAGTTGCTCGAGCACTTTCAACACATTGGCCACCATTTTCAAAACCGTTCCACACTATTACGTTGGGTGAGTTGCTGGCTCATGGTCATGGGGGTGAAACTAGCTGA
- the LOC100266252 gene encoding cleavage and polyadenylation specificity factor subunit 3-I isoform X1, which translates to MASTGPPQSLKRPDSSLTREGDQLIITPLGAGNEVGRSCVYMSYKGKTILFDCGIHPAYSGMAALPYFDEIDPSTIDVLLVTHFHLDHAASLPYFLEKTTFKGRVFMTHATKAIYKLLLSDYVKVSKVSVEDMLYDEQDILRSMDKIEVIDFHQTLEVNGIRFWCYTAGHVLGAAMFMVDIAGVRVLYTGDYSREEDRHLRAAEIPQFSPDICIIESTYGVQLHQPRHVREKRFTDVIHSTISQGGRVLIPAFALGRAQELLLILDEYWSNHPELHNIPIYYASPLAKRCMAVYQTYINSMNERIRNQFANSNPFDFKHISPLKSIENFNDVGPSVVMASPSGLQSGLSRQLFDMWCSDKKNACVIPGYVVEGTLAKTIINEPKEVTLMNGLTAPLNMQVHYISFSAHADFAQTSTFLKELMPPNIILVHGEANEMGRLKQKLITQFADRNTKIISPKNCQSVEMYFNSEKMAKTIGRLAEKTPGVGETVSGLLVKKGFTYQIMAPDDLHVFSQLSTANVTQRITIPYTGAFGVIKHRLKQIYESVESLPDEESEVPAFRVHERVTVKHESEKHISLHWTSDPISDMVSDSIVALVLNISREIPKVVVESEAIKTEEENGKKAEKVIHALLVSLFGDVKLGENGNLVISVDGNVAHLDKQSGNVESENEGLKERVRVAFQRIQNAVKPIPLSVS; encoded by the exons ATGGCTTCTACAGGGCCACCACAGTCTTTGAAGAGACCAGATTCCTCATTAACAAGAGAAGGAGACCAGCTGATTATTACCCCTCTAGGTGCTGGAAATGAAGTGGGCCGTTCCTGTGTCTACATGTCCTATAAAGGGAAAACCATATTG TTTGACTGTGGAATTCATCCCGCATACTCGGGCATGGCTGCTTTGCCATACTTTGATGAGATTGATCCTTCGACCATTGATGTCCTTTTGGTGACACA CTTTCACTTGGATCATGCTGCATCCCTTCCATATTTCCTGGAGAAG ACCACATTCAAAGGGCGAGTTTTTATGACTCATGCAACCAAGGCTATCTACAAGTTGCTTTTGTCTGATTATGTAAAAGTGAGCAAAGTTTCAGTTGAAGATATGTTGTATGATGAACAAGACATTCTTCGCTCCATGGATAAAATTGAG GTTATTGATTTCCATCAGACTTTAGAAGTAAATGGCATACGATTTTGGTGTTATACAGCTGGCCACGTCCTTGGTGCTGCCATGTTTATGGTTGATATTGCTGGTGTCCGAGTACTTTACACTGGAGACTATTCTCGTGAAGAAGATCGTCATCTCCGTGCTGCTGAGATCCCACAGTTCTCCCCTGATATTTGCATAATTGAATCCACTTATGGTGTCCAACTCCATCAGCCTCGGCATGTGCGAGAAAAGCGCTTCACAGATGTCATCCACTCAACCATTTCTCAAGGGGGCCGTGTTCTAATCCCTGCATTTGCTCTAGGTCGTGCCCAAGAACTCCTCCTTATCCTTGATGAGTATTGGTCTAACCATCCTGAGCTCCATAACATCCCCATATATTATGCTTCCCCCCTTGCAAAAAGGTGCATGGCTGTTTACCAGACATACATCAATTCCATGAATGAGAGGATCCGCAACCAATTTGCAAATTCGAATCCTTTTGATTTCAAGCACATATCACCTTTAAAGAGCATTGAGAATTTTAATGATGTAGGTCCATCAGTGGTGATGGCGAGTCCGAGTGGGCTTCAGAGTGGGTTGTCAAGACAACTGTTTGATATGTGGTGCTCTGATAAGAAAAATGCATGTGTTATACCTGGGTATGTCGTGGAAGGGACATTGGCAAAAACCATCATCAATGAACCCAAGGAAGTTACTCTAATGAATGGTCTTACTGCTCCCCTCAACATGCAGGTGCATTACATTTCTTTCTCTGCTCATGCAGATTTTGCACAGACAAGTACATTCTTGAAGGAGCTCATGCCACCTAACATCATTCTTGTCCATGGAGAAGCTAATGAGATGGGGAGGCTCAAACAGAAGCTTATCACCCAGTTTGCTGACCGCAACACCAAAATTATTTCCCCAAAGAACTGTCAGTCAGTTGAAATGTATTTCAACTCTGAGAAAATGGCAAAAACCATTGGGAGGCTGGCTGAAAAGACCCCAGGAGTTGGTGAAACTGTCAGTGGTTTACTGGTAAAGAAAGGTTTCACTTATCAGATAATGGCACCTGATGATCTCCATGTCTTCTCGCAGCTATCCACGGCAAATGTCACTCAGAGGATTACTATTCCTTACACTGGTGCCTTTGGTGTAATAAAGCACAGGCTGAAGCAGATATATGAGAGTGTGGAGTCATTGCCAGATGAAGAATCTGAGGTTCCAGCTTTTCGAGTCCATGAACGGGTGACAGTGAAGCATGAGTCGGAGAAGCATATTTCACTGCATTGGACATCAGATCCTATTAGTGACATGGTCTCTGATTCCATTGTGGCTCTGGTTTTAAATATCAGTCGTGAGATCCCCAAGGTAGTAGTTGAATCAGAGGCCATAAAAACTGAAGAAGAAAACGGGAAGAAAGCAGAAAAGGTTATCCATGCACTCCTTGTTTCTCTTTTTGGAGATGTGAAGTTGGGAGAGAATGGGAACCTGGTGATAAGCGTTGATGGAAATGTGGCACATCTTGATAAACAGAGTGGGAATGTTGAGAGTGAAAACGAAGGCCTTAAGGAAAGGGTGAGAGTAGCATTCCAGCGGATCCAAAATGCTGTGAAGCCAATCCCTCTATCTGTGTCTTAG
- the LOC100266252 gene encoding cleavage and polyadenylation specificity factor subunit 3-I isoform X2, whose product MKWAVPVSTCPIKGKPYCFHLDHAASLPYFLEKTTFKGRVFMTHATKAIYKLLLSDYVKVSKVSVEDMLYDEQDILRSMDKIEVIDFHQTLEVNGIRFWCYTAGHVLGAAMFMVDIAGVRVLYTGDYSREEDRHLRAAEIPQFSPDICIIESTYGVQLHQPRHVREKRFTDVIHSTISQGGRVLIPAFALGRAQELLLILDEYWSNHPELHNIPIYYASPLAKRCMAVYQTYINSMNERIRNQFANSNPFDFKHISPLKSIENFNDVGPSVVMASPSGLQSGLSRQLFDMWCSDKKNACVIPGYVVEGTLAKTIINEPKEVTLMNGLTAPLNMQVHYISFSAHADFAQTSTFLKELMPPNIILVHGEANEMGRLKQKLITQFADRNTKIISPKNCQSVEMYFNSEKMAKTIGRLAEKTPGVGETVSGLLVKKGFTYQIMAPDDLHVFSQLSTANVTQRITIPYTGAFGVIKHRLKQIYESVESLPDEESEVPAFRVHERVTVKHESEKHISLHWTSDPISDMVSDSIVALVLNISREIPKVVVESEAIKTEEENGKKAEKVIHALLVSLFGDVKLGENGNLVISVDGNVAHLDKQSGNVESENEGLKERVRVAFQRIQNAVKPIPLSVS is encoded by the exons ATGAAGTGGGCCGTTCCTGTGTCTACATGTCCTATAAAGGGAAAACCATATTG CTTTCACTTGGATCATGCTGCATCCCTTCCATATTTCCTGGAGAAG ACCACATTCAAAGGGCGAGTTTTTATGACTCATGCAACCAAGGCTATCTACAAGTTGCTTTTGTCTGATTATGTAAAAGTGAGCAAAGTTTCAGTTGAAGATATGTTGTATGATGAACAAGACATTCTTCGCTCCATGGATAAAATTGAG GTTATTGATTTCCATCAGACTTTAGAAGTAAATGGCATACGATTTTGGTGTTATACAGCTGGCCACGTCCTTGGTGCTGCCATGTTTATGGTTGATATTGCTGGTGTCCGAGTACTTTACACTGGAGACTATTCTCGTGAAGAAGATCGTCATCTCCGTGCTGCTGAGATCCCACAGTTCTCCCCTGATATTTGCATAATTGAATCCACTTATGGTGTCCAACTCCATCAGCCTCGGCATGTGCGAGAAAAGCGCTTCACAGATGTCATCCACTCAACCATTTCTCAAGGGGGCCGTGTTCTAATCCCTGCATTTGCTCTAGGTCGTGCCCAAGAACTCCTCCTTATCCTTGATGAGTATTGGTCTAACCATCCTGAGCTCCATAACATCCCCATATATTATGCTTCCCCCCTTGCAAAAAGGTGCATGGCTGTTTACCAGACATACATCAATTCCATGAATGAGAGGATCCGCAACCAATTTGCAAATTCGAATCCTTTTGATTTCAAGCACATATCACCTTTAAAGAGCATTGAGAATTTTAATGATGTAGGTCCATCAGTGGTGATGGCGAGTCCGAGTGGGCTTCAGAGTGGGTTGTCAAGACAACTGTTTGATATGTGGTGCTCTGATAAGAAAAATGCATGTGTTATACCTGGGTATGTCGTGGAAGGGACATTGGCAAAAACCATCATCAATGAACCCAAGGAAGTTACTCTAATGAATGGTCTTACTGCTCCCCTCAACATGCAGGTGCATTACATTTCTTTCTCTGCTCATGCAGATTTTGCACAGACAAGTACATTCTTGAAGGAGCTCATGCCACCTAACATCATTCTTGTCCATGGAGAAGCTAATGAGATGGGGAGGCTCAAACAGAAGCTTATCACCCAGTTTGCTGACCGCAACACCAAAATTATTTCCCCAAAGAACTGTCAGTCAGTTGAAATGTATTTCAACTCTGAGAAAATGGCAAAAACCATTGGGAGGCTGGCTGAAAAGACCCCAGGAGTTGGTGAAACTGTCAGTGGTTTACTGGTAAAGAAAGGTTTCACTTATCAGATAATGGCACCTGATGATCTCCATGTCTTCTCGCAGCTATCCACGGCAAATGTCACTCAGAGGATTACTATTCCTTACACTGGTGCCTTTGGTGTAATAAAGCACAGGCTGAAGCAGATATATGAGAGTGTGGAGTCATTGCCAGATGAAGAATCTGAGGTTCCAGCTTTTCGAGTCCATGAACGGGTGACAGTGAAGCATGAGTCGGAGAAGCATATTTCACTGCATTGGACATCAGATCCTATTAGTGACATGGTCTCTGATTCCATTGTGGCTCTGGTTTTAAATATCAGTCGTGAGATCCCCAAGGTAGTAGTTGAATCAGAGGCCATAAAAACTGAAGAAGAAAACGGGAAGAAAGCAGAAAAGGTTATCCATGCACTCCTTGTTTCTCTTTTTGGAGATGTGAAGTTGGGAGAGAATGGGAACCTGGTGATAAGCGTTGATGGAAATGTGGCACATCTTGATAAACAGAGTGGGAATGTTGAGAGTGAAAACGAAGGCCTTAAGGAAAGGGTGAGAGTAGCATTCCAGCGGATCCAAAATGCTGTGAAGCCAATCCCTCTATCTGTGTCTTAG